GTATGCTCAGGTCCAGATCGAGTGTCACCTCAGCTTCTTCCCGTCTTGGGGCCCGCGGCACAAGCTTCGCATTCGTGTCAGTGGCGTTCGTGGCGGAGTCGTCAGTATTGGGGACCATGTGCATGTGGATGAGCGGCTTGGCCTTCAGCGTTATCCCCAGGTCCTCATACGAAAAAGACGGAAAATTCGAGACCTGCGCTCCGGGCAAGTTCAGCAGCGGGTTGGCAATGATCGGTGAATAAACCGCATTTTGAATGGGGAAGCGCTCACCAATCTGCATGGTGGCGGTTTGTCCTTGAGCAGCGCGCAGCACAATGTGCTCCAGGTTCTTGACCCAGGAGGTATTAAAGCTCAGGTTTGCACTTACCGGCGGGATTACAACCGCGGAGAGGGTTTTTCCACCACCAAAAATAACAAAAGGTTGTTTGAGGAGCTGGGAAACTTGCGAGTTCTGCTGATTTTGAAGCTGCGCCAGCAAGGCATTGATGGCCTGCTGGTTGTCTGGCGTCAGCCCTCCATTTTGCAGAATCTTCTGAATCTGGCTCTGGATATCAGGCTGATTCAGCGCAGAAAGCACCGCGGCCGAGACGTTAATCAATTGGAACTGCGAGGGTTGGACAAAACCCATATTGCTCAGCAGGGTGTGATTTACCTCATAGGCCTGAACGTCAAGCATGACCTGGGGCCGCGCCAGGTTCAGGTTGCCGATGAAATCGGCGGCGGCATCGAGGGTAAAGCGCGAGGCGCGTACCGTAATGGTTGACTGCGACTGGTTGGCAACCACCCAATGAATCTCATAAATGCTGCGCAGAAGAGCGACCAACTCGTTTATGGTTTCCGGCGTGGAGGCATCGGGGATATAAAACGTGCGCAGAATCATGTGGTCGTATTGCCGGCGGTTGTCGGGCGTGTCGTTAGCGAAGAAGATCTCTTTTTCCGAGAGCGCTGTCCACATGGCATGGGCCTGCGGCGCGGCGGCGGCGATGGCCTGCTCAAACGATGCTTTGTTCATCTCGAGCGAGACCGCGAGAGGGGTAAAGTTCTCGTCGAAAACCGGCGTCAGGCCGTAAAGATCGGCGAGGCGCGTCATCAGGGCGCGGCTGTCGCCGCGAAAGTGAATGTCCTTAAGCTGCGGAGAGGGCCGCAAACGTAGTTCGCCCGATTGCTCGCTGATCTGCTCCAATGAAGCGGGAGGAGTGGGGACCTCGGAGACGAGTTCGTGCAGGCGTTGCGCAGCGTAGTCGTTGGCGGGGTCGAGCGCGAGCGCGGCCTGGAACTCAGCCATGGCTTTTACGCGCCGCTCTTCTGCCGTCAAATTCCTGGATTCATCGGCTGTCAGTATGGCGGTGTTGCCGTTTTTCAGATGATCAGAGACCAGCTTTTGCCGCATAAGCTCGCGGGCGCTGACGTACTGGTTGTTTTCCGGATTAAGGCGTGCCGCTTCCTGAAAGCTGGAAAAAGCCTCGTCATATTGTTTTTGCTGTTCAAATTTGACTCCACGCTTGAAGGCAGCGCGGGCAGCCTTGGTGTCCTGTTTGGAAGCGGCGGCGTGACCCTGGGCGGCCAGAGCAAACGACAAGACGAGAACAGCAAGAAAACGCATGAGAGGAAATTGTACAGTGAATTGAGATGCACGTATGAACGCTTTAGTTCCTAAGGCGATTGATTTGGTGTCAAATTTAGTTCTGCCTCACAAATAGTCGTTCAACATTGCTTGCGCGCCCAGTGGCGGGGTCACACTCGATGACCACGGCGGCAAGGCGCACATCTCCAGTGGCGGGCTCAAAGCGTTGTGGCATGTTGTTGAGGAAGCGTTGCAAAATTTGCTCTTTATCTACGCCGATGACGCCATCGTAGGGGCCGGTCATACCCACGTCGGTCTGGTAGGCCGTGCCCTTGGGCAGTACACGCTCATCCGCGGTTGGGATGTGAGTATGCGTGCCGATGACGGCGGTCACGCGGCCATCGAGGTACCAGCCCAGGGCGACTTTCTCTGAAGTGGCTTCGGCGTGCATATCCACGAAGATGATCTTGGCTTTGATCTTTTCCAGCAGCGCGTCGGCGGTGCGAAAAGGATCATCATTGCTTCCCATGAACACGCGTCCTTGCAGGTTGATGACGGCAAAATCATGCCCAGAACGGGAAACGCCCTCAAAGACCCCGAAGCCCGGAGTTCCGGCGGGATAGTTGGCCGGACGCAGCACGCGATGCGCCATGCCATCCTGATTGCCGGCGGCCCGCTCGAAAAATTCGATGATCTCTTTTTTGTCCCAAATGTGGTTGCCGGTGGTGAGCACCTCAATGCCCAGACCGAGCAACTCTTCCACCAGCGGCGGCGTAATGCCGAAGCCGGCGGCTGCGTTCTCTCCATTGGCCAGCACCAAATCAACCTTGTGATTGCTGACAAGCATGGGAAGCTGGTCGCGGACGATAGTGCGTCCGGGGCGTCCAAAGATGTCGCCGATGAAGAGAATGCGCATTATTACGATACTAGCATCTGAATAGCTCCAAGCTTCAAGGAGTTCTTCGGCTGAGCAGTCAGCAGTTCAGCGGTCAGCACTCAGTAATCAGAGGAGGACGGTGTGGAAATTAGTTTGCAGGTACTGATGTCAAACTTGAAACGTTTCTGCATTTTGTAGTCACTATCTTTGTGGACGTATGATAGTGTACCGCCATACAGGCCAACCTTAGAGATAGCCGCTACGGCACTCAGGAGTTGCCTGACACGATTGCAAATTGATACCAAAAATCTCGACATTTCCGACAATTTGAAAACAGGAGGGAGAAGCCCATGCGCTTCCAAAGCTGCTCTATGAATCATCAAATGTTCCGGTATCTTCACAGTTTTTTTCTCGTCATTCTGTTGGTTGGGCTCATGGGGTCTGTGTTGGCGTACGGCCAAGTAGACTATGCAACCGCTACCCTGAAGGGTGTGGTGGTGGACCCCCAAGGAGCCGTAGTCGCCGGAGTGAATGTCAGTGCTACTAATTCCAGAACGGGAATCGTAAAGTCGGCCCAGACGGATTCGCAAGGCCGCTATCAGATTCCGGCGTTGCCTCCGGGGGCCTATGAGATCAGTTTTGCGAAGCAGGGCTTTTCCAAGGAAGTTGTGAAAGACGTCGTGCTGACCGTTGGCCAGACCCTGGTCTACGATGCGCATTTGAAACCCGGGACCAGTGAGACGGTTGAAGTCACCGGAGAGAATGTCGAACTGATTCAAACCGAGCAGACGCAGCAAGCCAACACGATCAATGATCGCCAGGTTGAATATCTGCCCAACATTGACCGCAACTTTACCAACAACGTTTACACCGTGCCCGGGGTCAGCAACTCTGAGGCGACGCGCAGCCAGACTCCGGGGTTTACGCCATACTTGACGACCGGGTTTTCGATTGGCGGCAGCAACGGACGCAATAACCTTTCTACGATTGACGGCGGCGAGAATGAGTATGGCACCGGGCAGTACAGGATCACCAACTATCCTGTGGATGCGATCCAGGAGTATCAGATCAACCGCAACGCCTTTAATGCCGAGTTCGGATTCACCGATGGAAGCGCCATCAACATTGTGACCAGGACCGGTGGCAACCGGTTCCATGGAGATGTCCACGGCTTTTTCCGCAACCAGGACACCAGCGCGGCAAATTTCTTCAACGGGTTTCAGGGAAGGCCGAAGGCCTTCAGCCAAAACCTGTATGCGGGCGGCACATTCGGCGGACCGATTGTGAAGGACAAACTTTTCTTCTTCATGGCCTATGAGTTTCAGAGACAGGACACACCTATTTTTAACGTCCTACTCAATACTCCTCAAGCGCAGGGCATCAGCGCGACCGGAATCGGACTCGGAACAAACTGCGCCGGGCCGACGCCAACCACACTCAACCCGAATCTGGACCAACTGTGTTATATCAATGCATTGAAAACATCGGGCAATCCCTTTCTGGTGGGATTTGCCAACGGAGTCACACCGGGATTGACGCCGACCAACAATCCCTCCTTGGTGAAGTTACTCACTCGCGACGATGGGATATTCAGCAATCCAGATAGATTGCACAATGCTACTGCTCGCCTCGATTATCAAGCCGGAACCAAGGATTCCCTGAGTTTTCGCCTGACCTATGCGCACAACAACTTCAGGGCGCCACAGCAAGGTATTGTCAATGGGTCTCCTGACGGCGAGGCCCTTTTCGCGAGAGATTTCAGCGCACTTGGCACGTGGACCCACGCCTTCGGAGATAATCTGGTCAACCAGGCGCTGGTGCAAGTTGTGCCGCGAAACCGGTTTGAGGAGCTTCCTTTGAACCCTGGCCTCGGCGTGCGTGTGAACCTTGGCGTTCTGGGACCGGTCGGAAGCCCTGCCCTGGTCCCCTATCGGGGCCACCAGCAGCGTTACCAGTTCGAAGACAACCTTACCTTGAGCAAGGGAGCGCATACGTTTAAAATCGGGGCCTCTTACCGGGCAGCAAATTATCACGTGGAAAATGACCTGTGGTTTAATCCGCAGTTTGATTTTAGAGACTCGGTCATTCCACTCATAAACCTCGCGCCGCCAGCAGTTCAGGCGCAACTGGTGGGATTCAATCTGTCTCACGGACTTCCATCAACGGGTGCGGCAAGCACCAATCTGAGTGGAGCCCAATCCTTCGCTTTTGGGATTCCTGCTGACATGCTGGCAGGATTTAATAATCCTGTGTGGCAGGGATGGGGGCACTATTTCGGAGCCTACGCGCAGGATACCTGGAAGCTCAATTCTCGGCTTACGATGAACGCCGGCGTACGCTTCGACGTTGACGGCGAGCCGTCGCCCCTGAGTACCAGCTTCTATGCCTCTCCGCGGCTGGGTTTTGCCTGGGACCCCTTCGGCGATCACAAGACGGTTTTCCGAGCCGCTGGAGGTATTTATTACGCGCCGGTTGATGTGCTGATTCCAATCTACGGTTCGTTGCTGAATGGCAGCGGAAGATACATCAATGAAGTGGTATCAGTGCTGAGTCCCACGGACCCGACCGTCGCCAAGCTTTGGCAGTTGGGTGTCGCACAAGGCAATCTGCCCTTCGGACAGCCAACGGCCGCACAGTACGCTGCTGTCGGCATCAACACTAATGCGCCAGGGGCAAGTGTGGGTTACAGTGTTACTTCCAACTACAAGAACCCCTACACCGTGCAGGCCAGCTTCAGCTTTGACCATGAGCTGGCAAAAAACCTATCTCTCGAGATCGGATATAACATGTATCGCGGCATCCATCTACAGATGCCGCTGGAGACGGCTTATACCGAGATTCCAGTCGGTTCTCCGTTGTGTCCCCCGCCCTCTGTCACCATTTTCGCAGGATGTCACGACCAAAGTGGCGGGCCGCTCTACGCGCCTGTTACCGGCCAGCTACAGCATGTCACATACTCTTCCATCGGAAATTCGATCTATCATGGCATGACGACTTCGCTGACCAAACGCTACAGCAATGGGTTGCAATTTCAGGTCAACTATACCTGGAGCAAGACCATTGACGATGTCATTGATTTCTCCAGCTTCCAGGCCTGGTTCCGGCCGAGCCGCCTGAGTACATATCGGGCGACATCAGTCTTCGATGTTCCGCATATTTTCGTGGCCAATGCGGTCTATACAACTCCGTTCAAGGCAAATGAAGGAAACTGGTTTACCCGGGCGCTGGCCGACATTTCGCTTGCTCCCATTGTGACTGTGCGCAGCGGATTGCCGTTCTCGGTCAGGACACCCAGCCTGGTGAACAAAATAAACAATCAGACGCTGGACAACAACTTCGCCATCCCGTTCGGCGCGCGGCGTGACAACAACCGTGGTGCTGCCTATGCCACGACTGACATGAGATTCACCAAGGCTGTATTCTTCAACCGCGACCGCGGAATCAGGGTGGACTTTATCGTGGAAGGCACCAATATTTTCAATCGGACCAACTTCAACCAGGTCAACGATGTATTTGATGTGAACGGCTTTACTTCGACCGTGGCGTTGGCCAACGGTCAGACGCTTAACCTGCTGACCGGACCTTACACCGGACTGCATGGCGTGAAGCCACACAGCATTAAGGACCTGAAAACGCCTCTCTCGTTTATACAGGCTGACGCTGCGCGCCAGATTCAGTTTGGGATCAAGATAGCCTTCTAAGAGAATTGGTAATTGTGTAATCGGGTAATTGCAGAATTTGTTGTGATTTTGCATCATCCCGGTTGCACAATTACCACTTGCATGGCGTTTATTGTTCCGCCTGAACGCGAATGAGGCGCAGCATCTCTTTGCGAATCCATCCGGAAAACGGGCCGACTACGCTCCAGTAAAGCCGAAACTTGCGCCGGGCGCCGGAGCCAAAAGTCTGGATGCGAGTTTCAGTCGAGAGCTTTGTTTGATCAGGCGAAGGTGAGCTTAGATGGAAGTTCCACAGTGCCTTGGCATATCCCTCTGTCTGGAAGGCAAGAATTTCCCCTGCTGAGAGACTTCGTAGAACACCACTGTCTGGACGCCAGAAGCGGCCTACAACGCCGATGACAAGCTCTTGGTTTTCTACCCGCGCTACCTCCATGAAACCCGCCTGCCGCATTCGCTCCGTCAGACTTTGTTTAGGATCGGGCTTGCGAGAGCGGCGGCCAAGAGTACGTACGCCCATCAAAAAACGGATGACGCCCGACTGGGAAAAATCCACATGCTGCAATACGGCAAAGGTGCGTGCAGGAGAGGCTTTGATCAAAGTTTCATAGCGAGCGGCGACATCGTAGCGCGGCATCAGAGCGTCGATCTGCATGCTCAGTTCACCAACTCGGCAGTCTTGAGAAAGCCGTAATCACCACTGGGCATCACAGTTAAGTTTTTGACGCGGCGATTGTGGACCAGAACGTTGTCCAGGTACCACAAGTTCACGTAAGGCACGTCTTCTGCCAGAATTTTCTGCACCTGATCGTATAACGGCTTTCGTTTTTGTGGATCAACTTGTTCCCGCGCCTGGTTCAGGAGCGAATCCACCTGGGGATTGGAGTAATAACCACGGTTGGCGCGCTGCGGAGGAATGCTGGAAGAGTGGAAGACATACTCAAAAATATCCGGGTCCTGATTGCCGCCGATCCAGCGCAAGGAGAATATCTGGAAGGCGCCCTTGGTGATCTCGGAAAAGAACGTGGCAAACTCGAGCGTGCGGATATCGAGCGCAATACCCACATCGCGCAATTGCTGCTGCAAGACTGCGGCCAGCAGGCGCGTGGTTTCTTCGGTGGAGGTCTTCATCAATAGATGAAAGCGAACCCCGCTCGCGCCGGGAGGGTGCCCGGCCTGGTCGAGCAGTTCGCGAGCACGCGAGGGATCGTAGTTGTAGTGGCGCACATTGCCGTTGTAAGCCCAGCTCTGCGGTGGAAGAACGCTGCTGGCGGGCTCGGCCTCGTCTCTCCACA
This genomic window from Terriglobales bacterium contains:
- a CDS encoding tetratricopeptide repeat protein translates to MRFLAVLVLSFALAAQGHAAASKQDTKAARAAFKRGVKFEQQKQYDEAFSSFQEAARLNPENNQYVSARELMRQKLVSDHLKNGNTAILTADESRNLTAEERRVKAMAEFQAALALDPANDYAAQRLHELVSEVPTPPASLEQISEQSGELRLRPSPQLKDIHFRGDSRALMTRLADLYGLTPVFDENFTPLAVSLEMNKASFEQAIAAAAPQAHAMWTALSEKEIFFANDTPDNRRQYDHMILRTFYIPDASTPETINELVALLRSIYEIHWVVANQSQSTITVRASRFTLDAAADFIGNLNLARPQVMLDVQAYEVNHTLLSNMGFVQPSQFQLINVSAAVLSALNQPDIQSQIQKILQNGGLTPDNQQAINALLAQLQNQQNSQVSQLLKQPFVIFGGGKTLSAVVIPPVSANLSFNTSWVKNLEHIVLRAAQGQTATMQIGERFPIQNAVYSPIIANPLLNLPGAQVSNFPSFSYEDLGITLKAKPLIHMHMVPNTDDSATNATDTNAKLVPRAPRREEAEVTLDLDLSIRSLSGTSFNNVPVISNHQFTGTVRLKDGEAALVVGTISRDQQRSLSGMPFLSRIFGDLTSHSDKNNTEDEILVIVTPHIVRAPDHLENPEQWLPPGSP
- a CDS encoding TIGR00282 family metallophosphoesterase, with product MRILFIGDIFGRPGRTIVRDQLPMLVSNHKVDLVLANGENAAAGFGITPPLVEELLGLGIEVLTTGNHIWDKKEIIEFFERAAGNQDGMAHRVLRPANYPAGTPGFGVFEGVSRSGHDFAVINLQGRVFMGSNDDPFRTADALLEKIKAKIIFVDMHAEATSEKVALGWYLDGRVTAVIGTHTHIPTADERVLPKGTAYQTDVGMTGPYDGVIGVDKEQILQRFLNNMPQRFEPATGDVRLAAVVIECDPATGRASNVERLFVRQN
- a CDS encoding TonB-dependent receptor — its product is MFRYLHSFFLVILLVGLMGSVLAYGQVDYATATLKGVVVDPQGAVVAGVNVSATNSRTGIVKSAQTDSQGRYQIPALPPGAYEISFAKQGFSKEVVKDVVLTVGQTLVYDAHLKPGTSETVEVTGENVELIQTEQTQQANTINDRQVEYLPNIDRNFTNNVYTVPGVSNSEATRSQTPGFTPYLTTGFSIGGSNGRNNLSTIDGGENEYGTGQYRITNYPVDAIQEYQINRNAFNAEFGFTDGSAINIVTRTGGNRFHGDVHGFFRNQDTSAANFFNGFQGRPKAFSQNLYAGGTFGGPIVKDKLFFFMAYEFQRQDTPIFNVLLNTPQAQGISATGIGLGTNCAGPTPTTLNPNLDQLCYINALKTSGNPFLVGFANGVTPGLTPTNNPSLVKLLTRDDGIFSNPDRLHNATARLDYQAGTKDSLSFRLTYAHNNFRAPQQGIVNGSPDGEALFARDFSALGTWTHAFGDNLVNQALVQVVPRNRFEELPLNPGLGVRVNLGVLGPVGSPALVPYRGHQQRYQFEDNLTLSKGAHTFKIGASYRAANYHVENDLWFNPQFDFRDSVIPLINLAPPAVQAQLVGFNLSHGLPSTGAASTNLSGAQSFAFGIPADMLAGFNNPVWQGWGHYFGAYAQDTWKLNSRLTMNAGVRFDVDGEPSPLSTSFYASPRLGFAWDPFGDHKTVFRAAGGIYYAPVDVLIPIYGSLLNGSGRYINEVVSVLSPTDPTVAKLWQLGVAQGNLPFGQPTAAQYAAVGINTNAPGASVGYSVTSNYKNPYTVQASFSFDHELAKNLSLEIGYNMYRGIHLQMPLETAYTEIPVGSPLCPPPSVTIFAGCHDQSGGPLYAPVTGQLQHVTYSSIGNSIYHGMTTSLTKRYSNGLQFQVNYTWSKTIDDVIDFSSFQAWFRPSRLSTYRATSVFDVPHIFVANAVYTTPFKANEGNWFTRALADISLAPIVTVRSGLPFSVRTPSLVNKINNQTLDNNFAIPFGARRDNNRGAAYATTDMRFTKAVFFNRDRGIRVDFIVEGTNIFNRTNFNQVNDVFDVNGFTSTVALANGQTLNLLTGPYTGLHGVKPHSIKDLKTPLSFIQADAARQIQFGIKIAF